A genomic segment from Neobacillus sp. YX16 encodes:
- a CDS encoding YhgE/Pip domain-containing protein, translated as MRKIWSIYTTDWKNIFSVPTVVLLVVGLMLLPSAYAWFNIKSMWDPYGNTSGIIVAVANEDEGAVVSLTNQKINVGEETIKALKKNKKLGWVFVDEKEAKRGVKHGDYYAYLMIPKEFSKKITSILEANPEKPQIVFGVNEKINAVAPKIAATGATGVTAQISEAFIKTVGDAIFSAFYKAGVELEKDLPSILSVENQIFELEKALPQIEEMGRKAIELEGKLPEIHEKGQQIIAMEQRIPELEQVGASILKVEASLPLVKDAGEQVLIMQERLSDISRTNAIINDVVTQITEIETQIKQAMDSVNEANQSDTNSEQLTSLYNELMNIHGIIQSTRTDLQQKVDQVTGGINSAADFVKDVLPTVEQKIHKAAEFVRNDLPKVESDIREAADLIRTKLPAAEQAIHKAADFARNDLPGFEEKVRNAADRLRQFKSSINMYDLIEYLKHDPNKESSFLAKPILLNTERIFPIPNYGSAMTPFYTMLALWVGGTLLVSSLRVDVENVESQYKHYQIYFGRLLTFLTISILQAVIVSIGDVYLIHAYVADKLWFVLFSIFISIVFTIIIYTLCSVFGNIGKGLSIILLVLQISSSGATFPVSLTPAFFQMLHPFMPFTYAVSILRETVGGMIKAIVIKDTLFLLIFVGVSFLLALALKRPLGGWIHRTSERAKSTKIVP; from the coding sequence ATGAGGAAAATATGGAGTATCTATACTACTGATTGGAAAAATATCTTCAGTGTTCCGACAGTGGTATTATTGGTGGTTGGACTTATGCTGCTTCCTTCAGCATATGCATGGTTTAACATCAAGTCGATGTGGGATCCGTATGGGAATACTTCAGGCATCATCGTTGCCGTGGCAAATGAAGATGAAGGCGCTGTAGTTAGCCTAACCAACCAAAAGATCAATGTTGGAGAAGAAACGATAAAAGCTCTAAAAAAGAATAAAAAGCTTGGCTGGGTGTTTGTCGACGAGAAAGAAGCTAAACGCGGCGTAAAACATGGAGATTATTATGCCTATCTTATGATTCCAAAAGAATTTTCTAAGAAAATTACAAGTATTTTAGAAGCAAATCCAGAAAAGCCGCAAATCGTTTTTGGTGTAAATGAAAAAATTAATGCCGTAGCACCTAAAATTGCTGCCACTGGTGCCACAGGAGTAACAGCCCAAATTAGTGAAGCTTTTATCAAAACAGTAGGAGATGCAATTTTCTCGGCATTTTATAAAGCAGGAGTGGAACTTGAAAAGGATTTGCCGTCCATTCTTTCTGTTGAAAACCAAATCTTTGAACTTGAAAAGGCACTCCCGCAAATTGAGGAAATGGGGAGGAAAGCGATTGAATTGGAAGGGAAACTACCTGAAATTCATGAGAAAGGCCAACAAATTATTGCCATGGAACAAAGGATTCCTGAACTTGAACAGGTGGGAGCGAGTATCCTAAAAGTGGAGGCAAGCCTGCCGCTTGTCAAGGATGCGGGTGAACAAGTGTTAATTATGCAGGAAAGGCTCAGTGATATTTCTAGAACAAATGCCATCATCAATGACGTTGTGACACAAATAACCGAAATAGAAACCCAAATAAAACAAGCAATGGATAGTGTCAATGAGGCAAATCAATCAGATACCAATTCGGAGCAGTTAACTTCACTATACAATGAACTAATGAACATACATGGAATCATCCAAAGTACCCGGACGGATTTACAGCAAAAGGTAGATCAGGTTACGGGTGGGATTAATTCAGCAGCAGACTTTGTGAAAGATGTCCTGCCTACGGTTGAACAAAAAATCCACAAAGCAGCTGAATTTGTACGGAACGACCTGCCTAAAGTAGAGTCCGATATTCGTGAAGCCGCAGATCTAATTCGTACCAAGCTTCCAGCGGCAGAACAAGCGATCCATAAGGCAGCTGATTTTGCCAGAAATGATTTGCCGGGATTTGAAGAAAAAGTAAGGAATGCAGCAGATCGACTCAGACAGTTTAAGAGCAGTATCAATATGTATGATTTGATTGAATACTTAAAGCATGATCCGAATAAGGAAAGCAGTTTTTTAGCAAAACCAATCCTGTTAAATACAGAGCGGATTTTTCCAATTCCGAATTACGGGTCAGCGATGACCCCCTTTTATACCATGCTCGCGCTTTGGGTAGGCGGCACACTTCTAGTGTCTTCACTACGAGTGGATGTAGAAAACGTGGAAAGTCAATATAAGCACTACCAAATTTATTTTGGAAGATTATTAACATTTTTGACCATTAGTATTCTCCAAGCGGTCATTGTATCTATCGGAGATGTGTATTTAATCCATGCCTATGTCGCGGACAAACTTTGGTTTGTATTATTTAGTATTTTTATCAGCATTGTATTTACCATTATTATTTATACGCTATGTTCGGTGTTTGGCAATATTGGAAAGGGGCTGTCCATTATCTTACTGGTATTGCAAATTTCCAGTTCAGGTGCAACCTTTCCGGTAAGCTTGACGCCAGCCTTTTTTCAAATGCTGCACCCGTTCATGCCATTCACTTATGCGGTTAGCATACTGCGTGAAACGGTGGGTGGTATGATTAAGGCCATCGTGATAAAAGACACCCTTTTTCTGCTAATTTTTGTTGGCGTTAGCTTCCTTTTGGCATTAGCACTAAAACGGCCGTTGGGCGGGTGGATTCACCGTACCTCTGAAAGGGCTAAATCGACCAAGATCGTCCCATGA
- a CDS encoding GNAT family N-acetyltransferase: protein MNIFIKPCTIEDLCILQDISYETFNETFKDHNSPEIMNAYLERAFNVKQLEKELSNIFSRFFFVYFNNEVAGYLKVNTHDAQSENMGEDSFEIERIYIRGKYQKLGLGKYLIKKAIEIAVEQGKNKIWLGVWEKNENAIAFYKKIGFVQAGTHSFYMGDEEQIDFIMIKSLV, encoded by the coding sequence ATGAATATATTTATAAAACCATGTACCATTGAAGACTTATGCATACTTCAAGATATTAGTTATGAAACATTTAATGAAACCTTTAAGGACCACAATTCACCCGAAATAATGAATGCTTATTTGGAAAGAGCATTTAACGTAAAACAATTAGAAAAAGAATTATCCAATATCTTTTCCCGATTCTTCTTTGTTTATTTTAATAATGAAGTGGCTGGATATTTAAAGGTGAATACCCATGACGCTCAGTCGGAAAATATGGGTGAGGATTCCTTTGAAATTGAGAGGATTTATATAAGAGGTAAATATCAAAAACTAGGGCTTGGCAAATATCTCATTAAAAAGGCGATAGAAATAGCGGTGGAACAGGGAAAAAACAAAATCTGGCTTGGTGTTTGGGAAAAAAACGAAAACGCGATTGCTTTTTACAAGAAAATAGGATTCGTTCAAGCTGGTACGCACTCCTTTTATATGGGTGATGAAGAACAAATAGACTTTATTATGATCAAATCACTTGTCTAA
- a CDS encoding YfmQ family protein, which yields MTWTIALSVVLGIIIKMVMSPPSAVVEWIFSKFALHPKLNSKDVTVTYIGKHLEEVEKNRLIDYFNEATFLKQFDIFPGKEKLFLHPETNVTPFVINVKRGKKDSKILVYCFADYVYVVKQYNKKVVAYNLRSDNLQKFTLSAKVMTKDVI from the coding sequence ATGACATGGACTATTGCACTTTCGGTAGTGCTTGGAATTATTATTAAAATGGTAATGAGTCCTCCAAGTGCAGTTGTGGAATGGATTTTTAGTAAATTTGCACTTCATCCAAAACTTAATTCAAAAGATGTTACTGTAACTTATATTGGAAAGCACTTAGAAGAGGTAGAAAAAAATCGTTTGATTGACTATTTTAATGAAGCAACTTTTTTAAAACAATTTGATATCTTTCCAGGCAAAGAAAAATTATTTTTACATCCAGAGACAAACGTTACTCCATTTGTTATTAACGTAAAAAGAGGAAAAAAAGATAGTAAGATCTTGGTTTATTGTTTTGCAGATTACGTTTATGTAGTCAAGCAATACAATAAGAAAGTTGTAGCCTATAATCTTAGGTCTGATAATCTACAAAAATTCACTTTATCTGCCAAGGTAATGACTAAAGATGTTATATAA
- a CDS encoding MarR family transcriptional regulator encodes MKNMIKYDTASKVGKIRDAVNNLILSELNKHGVNGIAPSHGDILVCLYSQNGLSVKELVEKIHRTQPTVTVLIDKLQKLGFVERIKSKEDSRITLINLTEKGTQLEPLFREISEKINTVIYGGLTNNEKEQVEQLLEKILKRF; translated from the coding sequence ATGAAAAACATGATAAAATATGACACAGCATCAAAAGTTGGAAAAATTAGAGACGCAGTAAATAATTTGATTTTGTCGGAGCTTAACAAACACGGTGTGAATGGTATCGCCCCATCTCATGGGGATATTTTAGTCTGTCTTTACTCACAAAATGGATTATCCGTGAAAGAACTAGTTGAAAAAATTCATCGTACTCAACCGACAGTAACAGTATTAATTGATAAGTTACAGAAACTAGGGTTTGTAGAGAGAATAAAGAGTAAGGAGGACAGCAGAATAACTTTAATCAATCTTACGGAAAAGGGAACCCAGCTCGAACCATTATTTCGTGAGATCTCAGAAAAAATAAACACTGTCATTTATGGCGGTTTAACAAACAATGAAAAAGAACAGGTGGAACAGTTGTTGGAAAAAATCCTAAAAAGATTTTAA
- a CDS encoding nucleoside hydrolase produces the protein MKPVILDVDTGIDDALAIAYALNSPELEIIGLTTCFGNSSIENTTRNTLVVLEQLGKTVPVYSGADKPLKRARKKFPTHVHGEDGLGNKFEKAPVREAESEGAVEYIISEVKKRPHEITIIAVGPLTNLALAVQKEPEIVSLVKEVVIMGGAVFVKGNVTPYSEANIISDPEAADSVFSSGLPVTVVGLDVTMQTLLPNARLADWRALGTDASHFFADMTSFYMQSYEKFHPGIGGCALHDPLAVGVVIDPGFVKMEKWNVKVVIEGEEYGRTVAHSEGEHKIQVCTQVEADIFLNHFLGRLF, from the coding sequence ATGAAGCCAGTTATATTGGACGTGGATACGGGTATAGATGATGCTTTGGCTATTGCCTATGCATTAAATTCTCCGGAGTTAGAAATCATCGGTCTTACAACATGCTTTGGGAACAGCTCTATTGAAAATACAACTCGTAATACATTAGTAGTCTTAGAACAGCTAGGAAAAACCGTCCCTGTATATTCAGGGGCAGATAAACCTCTAAAACGAGCTAGAAAAAAATTTCCTACACATGTTCATGGTGAAGATGGACTAGGTAACAAATTCGAAAAAGCTCCGGTCAGGGAAGCAGAATCTGAAGGTGCTGTGGAATATATCATTAGCGAAGTGAAAAAGCGTCCACACGAGATCACGATTATTGCGGTCGGGCCACTTACGAATCTGGCGCTCGCAGTTCAAAAGGAACCAGAAATAGTCTCTCTTGTAAAAGAGGTAGTTATCATGGGTGGTGCTGTTTTTGTAAAGGGTAATGTCACTCCATATAGCGAAGCAAATATAATATCCGACCCTGAAGCAGCAGATAGTGTGTTTTCATCTGGGTTACCAGTAACTGTTGTAGGTCTTGATGTTACTATGCAGACACTATTACCAAATGCAAGATTGGCTGATTGGCGAGCCTTGGGTACGGATGCGTCCCATTTTTTTGCAGATATGACCAGTTTTTATATGCAATCATATGAAAAATTCCACCCAGGTATTGGTGGCTGTGCCCTACACGACCCTCTTGCTGTTGGTGTTGTAATTGACCCTGGTTTCGTTAAGATGGAAAAATGGAATGTTAAGGTTGTCATAGAAGGGGAAGAGTACGGGAGAACCGTAGCGCACTCTGAAGGTGAACACAAAATTCAAGTCTGTACTCAAGTAGAAGCAGACATTTTTTTAAACCATTTTCTAGGCCGACTTTTTTAG
- a CDS encoding GNAT family N-acetyltransferase, whose amino-acid sequence MKAKRVTLEEDLRIAFHIRKEVFVEEQGVPLEDEYDEFDNLNGQCAHILVYFEEQPVGTGRVRWVDEFGKLERICILGPYRKFGLGKVIITALEEIAQDRGTTRVKLHGQSQAEGFYNKLGYQSSSSVFIEDGIPHLLMTKDL is encoded by the coding sequence ATGAAGGCAAAAAGAGTAACGTTGGAAGAAGATTTAAGGATAGCATTTCACATAAGGAAAGAGGTATTTGTTGAGGAACAAGGCGTTCCCTTAGAGGATGAATATGACGAATTTGACAATCTGAATGGTCAATGTGCACATATCTTAGTCTATTTCGAAGAACAACCAGTCGGAACGGGAAGGGTAAGATGGGTTGATGAGTTTGGAAAATTGGAGAGAATTTGCATTCTAGGACCATACCGAAAATTCGGACTTGGAAAAGTTATTATTACCGCATTAGAGGAAATTGCACAGGATAGAGGAACAACACGTGTCAAATTACACGGTCAATCACAGGCAGAGGGCTTTTATAATAAACTAGGTTATCAGAGTTCATCAAGTGTATTTATAGAGGATGGAATTCCGCATTTGTTGATGACAAAAGATTTATAG
- a CDS encoding MarR family winged helix-turn-helix transcriptional regulator — protein sequence MKEILREIGMIARALDSISNIEFKEYELTKGQYLYLVRICENPGIIQEKVAEMIKVDRTTAARAIKKLEMNGFIEKKDDQHNKKIKKLFSTEKGKTVYPFIKSENDYSNTVALEGFSEREVETIFDLLQRVRKNIEKDWEFVKKGNKRKY from the coding sequence ATGAAAGAAATTTTACGCGAAATTGGAATGATTGCTAGAGCATTAGATTCTATTAGTAATATAGAATTTAAGGAATATGAGCTTACTAAGGGTCAGTATTTGTACCTTGTGCGGATATGTGAAAACCCCGGCATCATTCAAGAAAAGGTAGCTGAAATGATTAAAGTAGACCGAACTACAGCAGCCCGTGCTATAAAAAAACTCGAAATGAATGGCTTTATTGAAAAGAAAGATGATCAACATAACAAGAAAATTAAAAAACTCTTTTCAACAGAGAAAGGGAAAACTGTATATCCGTTTATTAAAAGCGAAAATGATTATTCCAATACCGTAGCATTAGAGGGATTTTCCGAAAGAGAGGTAGAAACAATTTTCGACCTTCTTCAAAGAGTAAGAAAAAATATAGAAAAAGACTGGGAATTTGTGAAAAAGGGAAACAAGAGAAAATATTGA
- the rbsK gene encoding ribokinase, translating into MTGRKITIIGSINMDLVTSTTQIPKVGETVLGHSFHTIPGGKGANQAVAAARLGTDVTMIGAVGNDSFGKTLVEHLTNEGINTESILKVEDNSTGIASIILWEGDNSIIVVPGANNHITPEVIGRHEDKIINSNILLVQLEIPLESVNRAVELAKKHGIRTILNPAPIQKLPKDLLEMVDFVTPNEHEQALLFASIDGTDQELEKLKEKCIVTKGSKGVLIYKNGEKIEIPSIQVEAVDTTGAGDSFNGALATALCEGLEIEEACRFANVVGAISVTKLGAQTGMPTKKEVEEFYKYINHLKWSEL; encoded by the coding sequence ATGACTGGAAGGAAAATAACCATAATTGGAAGTATTAACATGGATTTAGTCACTAGTACAACTCAAATACCTAAGGTTGGAGAAACTGTGTTAGGTCATTCCTTTCATACCATACCGGGTGGAAAGGGTGCTAATCAAGCTGTGGCCGCAGCACGGCTTGGTACTGATGTAACGATGATTGGCGCTGTGGGGAACGATTCTTTTGGTAAAACACTAGTGGAACATTTAACAAATGAAGGAATAAACACAGAAAGTATCCTGAAAGTTGAGGATAACTCTACTGGAATTGCATCTATTATTTTATGGGAAGGTGACAACAGTATTATTGTCGTTCCCGGAGCAAATAACCATATAACTCCGGAGGTAATCGGAAGACATGAAGATAAAATCATAAATAGCAATATTCTTTTAGTACAATTAGAGATTCCCCTTGAAAGTGTCAATAGAGCCGTAGAACTTGCGAAAAAGCATGGGATTCGAACGATATTAAATCCGGCACCTATTCAAAAACTTCCGAAGGATTTACTAGAGATGGTGGACTTTGTGACACCGAATGAACATGAACAGGCATTGCTGTTTGCTTCCATAGATGGGACAGATCAAGAATTAGAAAAATTAAAGGAAAAGTGTATTGTAACAAAAGGATCCAAGGGAGTTTTGATTTATAAAAATGGTGAAAAAATAGAAATTCCAAGCATCCAGGTTGAGGCTGTGGATACAACAGGTGCAGGTGATTCATTTAACGGTGCATTGGCGACTGCTTTATGTGAGGGGCTTGAGATCGAAGAGGCATGTCGGTTTGCCAATGTTGTTGGGGCAATCTCCGTTACGAAGCTAGGGGCACAAACTGGAATGCCAACCAAAAAGGAAGTCGAAGAATTTTACAAGTACATAAATCATCTTAAATGGAGTGAGTTATAA
- the opuFB gene encoding osmoprotectant update ABC transporter permease/substrate-binding subunit OpuFB (The ABC transporter OpuF is widely distributed in Bacillus species other than B. subtilis. OpuFA is the ATP-binding subunit, while OpuFB is a fusion of permease and substrate-binding subunits.): protein MSNLLSVLSARKSQLLNALLEHIEISLIALFFSLIIAIPLGIYLTRKQRIAEYIIGFTGVLQTIPSLALLGLLIPLFGIGNIPAIIALVAYALLPLLRNTYTGIKEIDPSLLEAASAMGMNGRKRLLKVELPLAMPVIMAGVRTATILIIGTATIAALIGAGGLGDIILLGIDRNDYSLLILGAVPSALLAIIFDLLLRKLEGISFKKMIVATGAFALITILIIGSMVGPTLLQKEQKTIIISGKFGTEPEILDYMYKLMIEENTDILVELKPGLGSTSFVFNALKSEEIDIYPEFSGTVISDLLKEDLVSTIRKDVFKQAKEGMAREFNMVMLAPMEYNNTYALAVRKDFAEQYQLKKISDLVKVQQHVKAGFDPEFADRKDGYPGLSQEYGLNFDSIATIDPSVRFQAINTGKLNLVAVYSTEGDIEKNHLVVLEDDKNFFPPYQASPLLREETINQYPEIVPVLNKLSGKITDDEMRRMNYEVSVERKSAESVARDFLIKSELLKENH from the coding sequence ATGAGTAACCTGTTAAGTGTATTATCTGCCAGAAAGTCTCAACTTCTAAACGCACTTTTGGAACATATAGAAATATCATTAATCGCGCTTTTTTTCTCCTTAATTATTGCAATACCATTAGGTATATATTTAACTCGTAAGCAACGGATAGCCGAATATATCATAGGCTTTACAGGGGTTTTACAAACCATTCCTTCTTTAGCATTACTTGGTCTATTAATTCCACTATTTGGAATAGGGAACATCCCTGCTATTATTGCGCTCGTCGCTTATGCACTGCTTCCCTTGTTACGCAATACTTATACTGGTATTAAAGAAATAGATCCGTCTTTATTGGAAGCTGCAAGTGCGATGGGGATGAACGGGAGGAAAAGACTGCTTAAAGTCGAGCTTCCATTAGCAATGCCTGTCATTATGGCTGGTGTTCGAACCGCTACTATTCTCATTATCGGTACTGCAACAATTGCAGCACTGATTGGGGCAGGTGGATTAGGCGATATCATTTTGCTAGGAATTGACCGGAATGATTATTCTCTTTTAATCTTGGGAGCAGTGCCATCAGCGCTTTTAGCTATTATTTTTGATCTTTTGCTGCGAAAACTTGAAGGGATTTCTTTCAAAAAGATGATAGTCGCCACTGGTGCCTTTGCATTGATTACCATCCTAATCATTGGTTCGATGGTGGGTCCGACTCTTCTCCAAAAAGAGCAAAAGACGATTATTATCTCTGGTAAGTTCGGTACAGAGCCGGAAATTCTAGACTATATGTATAAATTGATGATAGAAGAAAATACAGACATACTCGTAGAGTTAAAGCCAGGTTTAGGCTCTACATCATTTGTTTTCAATGCATTAAAATCGGAGGAAATTGATATTTACCCTGAATTTTCAGGAACTGTCATTTCTGATTTATTGAAGGAAGACTTAGTAAGTACAATCAGAAAAGATGTATTCAAACAGGCAAAAGAAGGGATGGCTAGGGAATTCAATATGGTAATGCTCGCCCCAATGGAGTACAACAATACCTATGCATTAGCTGTCCGGAAAGACTTTGCAGAACAATATCAATTGAAAAAGATTTCCGACCTCGTGAAAGTTCAGCAACATGTAAAAGCTGGATTTGACCCTGAGTTTGCGGATAGAAAAGATGGGTATCCTGGTTTGTCACAAGAATATGGATTAAATTTTGATTCCATTGCAACGATAGACCCATCCGTTAGGTTTCAAGCCATAAATACAGGTAAGCTAAATCTTGTTGCCGTTTATTCAACAGAAGGTGATATTGAAAAAAATCATCTGGTTGTCCTAGAAGATGACAAAAATTTCTTCCCTCCATATCAAGCTTCACCTTTATTAAGAGAGGAAACGATTAATCAATACCCGGAAATCGTACCTGTATTAAACAAACTTTCAGGTAAGATTACAGATGATGAAATGCGGAGAATGAATTATGAGGTTAGTGTCGAGAGGAAAAGCGCAGAATCGGTTGCTAGAGATTTCTTAATAAAATCAGAACTGTTAAAAGAAAATCACTAG
- the opuFA gene encoding osmoprotectant update ABC transporter ATP-binding subunit OpuFA encodes MIRFEQVSKQFPSGTFAVKSLDFEIKKGEFFVLIGPSGSGKTTTLKMINRLIELSKGWVWINGKKISDYDINELRWNIGYVLQQIALFPHMTIAENIAVVPELKNWDKEQITARVDELLKMVGLDPKEYRNRKPSELSGGQQQRIGVIRALAGDPEIILMDEPFSALDPFSREKLQDDMLEIQRNLKKTIVFVTHDMQEALKLGDRICLMKDGEIVQIGTPNEFLMNPANDFVREFVGRRKLSINLNKLITPVPAGEGFLSDTKTISLSTPVDELLEHLASFEQISVEENGKPVGIIYRQNALKVMSEYLREGGHIHE; translated from the coding sequence ATGATTCGATTTGAACAAGTATCAAAACAATTCCCTAGTGGAACCTTTGCCGTAAAGTCTTTAGATTTTGAAATAAAGAAAGGCGAATTTTTTGTTTTAATCGGACCTAGTGGTTCTGGTAAGACAACCACATTAAAAATGATTAATCGCCTCATCGAGTTATCAAAAGGCTGGGTTTGGATTAATGGGAAGAAAATAAGCGACTATGATATCAATGAACTTCGTTGGAATATTGGCTATGTTCTTCAACAAATTGCGCTTTTTCCACATATGACAATTGCTGAAAATATTGCAGTTGTACCGGAACTAAAAAATTGGGACAAAGAACAGATTACTGCTCGTGTTGATGAATTGCTAAAAATGGTAGGTCTTGATCCAAAAGAATATAGAAATCGAAAACCAAGTGAACTTTCTGGCGGACAACAGCAACGAATAGGTGTAATAAGAGCTTTAGCTGGTGACCCGGAAATCATCTTGATGGACGAACCGTTTAGTGCACTTGATCCATTTAGCCGGGAGAAATTGCAGGATGATATGCTTGAAATTCAGCGTAATCTTAAAAAGACCATTGTTTTTGTCACACATGATATGCAAGAAGCTTTAAAGCTAGGAGACCGTATTTGTCTGATGAAAGATGGAGAAATCGTCCAAATTGGAACTCCAAACGAATTCTTAATGAACCCTGCGAATGATTTTGTACGTGAATTTGTTGGCAGACGGAAATTATCGATTAATTTGAATAAACTTATTACACCTGTTCCAGCAGGAGAAGGGTTTTTATCTGATACTAAAACCATTTCCTTATCAACTCCAGTAGATGAGTTATTAGAACATCTAGCATCGTTCGAACAAATTTCTGTAGAGGAAAATGGAAAACCAGTAGGGATTATCTATCGGCAAAACGCACTTAAGGTCATGTCTGAATATTTGAGAGAAGGAGGTCATATTCATGAGTAA
- a CDS encoding dihydrofolate reductase family protein, with product MKKQRDIILYIGTSIDGYIANDDGTLEWLESTEVEGDSGYSTLLERIDSVVMGKGTYDVVRGFDIDYPYSDYKNYVFSKSVSGSDEYVSFINEDVKTFIHKIKQEPGKDIWLIGGGNLAREFFKENLIDEIQLAIAPVILGKGISLYIGDDITQKYTLTKVEKLGQLAMLHYIKK from the coding sequence ATGAAGAAACAGCGTGACATTATTTTATATATTGGTACTTCAATTGATGGTTATATCGCAAATGATGATGGTACATTAGAATGGTTGGAATCAACAGAAGTCGAAGGAGATTCCGGCTACAGTACACTCCTTGAGAGAATTGACAGTGTTGTAATGGGAAAAGGAACGTATGATGTCGTTCGTGGATTTGATATTGACTATCCTTATAGTGATTATAAAAATTATGTGTTTTCTAAATCTGTTAGCGGGTCAGATGAGTACGTATCATTTATTAATGAAGACGTCAAAACTTTTATTCATAAAATTAAACAAGAACCTGGTAAAGATATATGGTTGATTGGTGGAGGAAATTTAGCTCGTGAATTTTTCAAAGAAAATTTAATTGATGAAATCCAACTAGCCATTGCACCCGTAATATTAGGGAAAGGAATCTCCCTTTATATCGGAGATGATATTACACAAAAATACACGTTAACGAAAGTAGAAAAATTAGGTCAACTTGCAATGCTTCATTATATAAAGAAATAA
- a CDS encoding DUF2089 domain-containing protein — protein sequence MAYPLLTNCPVCSRSLKITKLQCNHCQTTIENEFEVSRLASLGQEQLHFIEIFLKCRGNIKEVEKELGISYPTVRGKLDEINSTLGYSSQKKPEVDKKKIVSLLEKGEITAEKAIQLLKEGEV from the coding sequence ATGGCATATCCTTTACTCACTAATTGTCCTGTTTGCAGTAGGTCTCTTAAAATCACTAAGCTACAGTGTAACCATTGCCAGACAACAATTGAAAATGAATTTGAAGTTTCAAGACTGGCATCTCTAGGTCAGGAACAGCTGCATTTTATTGAGATTTTTCTTAAATGCCGTGGAAATATCAAAGAGGTCGAGAAGGAGCTCGGAATTTCCTATCCGACTGTCAGAGGGAAATTAGATGAAATAAACTCTACTCTGGGATATTCCTCTCAAAAGAAGCCCGAAGTGGATAAGAAAAAAATAGTATCGTTATTGGAAAAAGGCGAAATTACGGCTGAGAAAGCCATTCAGTTATTAAAAGAGGGGGAAGTTTAA
- a CDS encoding uroporphyrinogen-III synthase: MSKGLMGKRVAIGASRKTDEMSLLIEKQGGIPIVRPLQGTVFLAEKEVGPNLNKIVKEGTDWAVFTTGIGMETLLDIAEKQGIKQQFINIIKQAKIASRGYKTLSTLKKLGINPEAQDEDGTTRSLIRSLERFDFTGKTVMVQLHGEKAPSLIKFLEEKGADVTLILPYQHIPPETETVATLCEELLQEKVDAICFTTAIQVRSLFNFAREKGCVDSLLKSINRHILAVAVGKVTAEALREEGVEKMLVPEHERMGAMVMELSRYYRSH; the protein is encoded by the coding sequence ATGTCAAAAGGATTGATGGGGAAACGGGTAGCTATAGGTGCTTCCCGGAAAACGGATGAGATGAGTTTACTTATTGAAAAACAGGGTGGAATTCCAATTGTCCGGCCGCTTCAAGGAACTGTATTTTTGGCGGAAAAAGAGGTCGGACCGAATCTGAATAAAATCGTAAAAGAGGGTACAGATTGGGCTGTTTTCACTACGGGGATCGGTATGGAAACGTTGTTGGATATAGCAGAGAAGCAGGGGATTAAACAGCAGTTTATAAACATAATCAAACAAGCCAAGATTGCTTCGCGAGGATATAAGACACTTTCGACTTTAAAAAAACTTGGAATTAATCCGGAAGCCCAAGATGAAGATGGTACAACTAGAAGTTTAATTAGATCCTTGGAGAGATTTGATTTTACTGGAAAAACAGTAATGGTTCAGCTTCATGGTGAAAAAGCGCCGTCCTTAATTAAATTCCTTGAAGAAAAAGGTGCAGATGTAACATTGATTCTCCCATACCAGCACATTCCACCAGAAACAGAAACCGTTGCAACATTATGTGAAGAGTTGTTGCAAGAAAAGGTGGATGCAATTTGTTTTACTACTGCCATTCAAGTCCGTTCTCTTTTTAATTTTGCAAGGGAGAAGGGATGTGTAGACAGCCTTTTAAAATCTATTAATAGGCATATACTCGCGGTTGCAGTCGGAAAAGTTACTGCGGAGGCTTTAAGAGAAGAGGGAGTTGAGAAAATGCTAGTCCCTGAACATGAAAGAATGGGTGCGATGGTTATGGAGCTATCCCGATACTATCGTAGTCATTAG